One window of Cohnella hashimotonis genomic DNA carries:
- a CDS encoding Gfo/Idh/MocA family protein, giving the protein MNIGIIGIGVIGLRHIGNLVKRDDVRIAAVCGTDADKTARIAGEYGAEPFTDYRLLFERTPLDAVFVCTPPGVRKGPIHEAAQRGIACFVEKPPARSVSEAEEIAAIVRESGIVCAVGFMYRYAGAVAAARELIARSGAPVPIVRSVHACAAGLPEAPTPRWLLDKAKSGGPMFDQAIHLIDAARYIAGAQGGEVEAIHAFGANVQRPKSADYTVEDNFVVNLAYAHGTVQTHTHSWGVERPRVEIELLGRDYRLTVDLSRLGSRLYGDFRGEEVSAHFPEENMYVDEAAAFLEAARSGDPSGIRSSYADAARSLELVVRANESADEGRAIRL; this is encoded by the coding sequence ATGAATATCGGCATTATCGGCATTGGCGTAATCGGCTTAAGGCATATCGGCAATCTGGTCAAAAGGGACGACGTCCGCATTGCCGCCGTCTGCGGTACGGACGCCGACAAGACGGCCAGGATCGCGGGAGAATACGGAGCCGAGCCCTTTACGGATTACCGGCTGCTGTTCGAGCGCACGCCGCTGGACGCGGTGTTCGTCTGCACGCCGCCGGGCGTGCGCAAGGGCCCGATCCACGAGGCAGCGCAGCGGGGCATCGCCTGCTTCGTCGAGAAGCCGCCCGCGCGGTCGGTAAGCGAGGCGGAGGAGATCGCGGCGATCGTCCGCGAGAGCGGCATCGTATGCGCGGTCGGCTTCATGTACCGCTACGCGGGCGCCGTGGCTGCGGCCAGAGAGCTGATCGCGCGCAGCGGCGCTCCGGTCCCGATCGTGCGCAGCGTGCATGCCTGCGCCGCCGGCCTGCCCGAAGCGCCGACCCCGCGCTGGCTGCTCGACAAGGCCAAGTCAGGCGGACCGATGTTCGACCAGGCGATTCACCTGATCGACGCGGCCAGGTATATCGCGGGCGCGCAAGGCGGCGAGGTCGAGGCGATCCACGCCTTCGGCGCCAACGTACAGCGGCCCAAGAGCGCGGACTATACGGTCGAGGACAACTTCGTCGTCAATCTGGCTTACGCGCATGGCACGGTCCAGACGCATACGCACTCGTGGGGCGTGGAGCGGCCGCGGGTCGAGATCGAGCTGCTGGGCCGGGATTACCGGCTCACGGTCGATCTATCCCGCCTGGGCAGCCGGCTGTACGGGGACTTCCGCGGCGAGGAGGTGTCCGCGCATTTTCCGGAGGAGAACATGTACGTGGACGAGGCGGCAGCTTTTCTCGAAGCGGCGCGTTCCGGCGACCCGTCGGGGATCCGCTCCTCATACGCGGATGCGGCCAGATCGCTTGAACTGGTCGTG